The Microbacterium sp. LWO12-1.2 genome includes a window with the following:
- a CDS encoding ABC transporter permease subunit, with translation MSVIAAAPVQSVRTSFVDRVRRQLRANPSVVPTIASVIIFVGMIVYGEVAYGKIVQASTLSNLLINNAHLIVLAVALTFVILTGGIDLSVGSVIAVSSVAGVMLSNAGWHPLIVIVLMIVIGGLFGLVSGVLIRYFNVQPFIATLAMMFLGRGLASLLSTKPEQLPADSPIRLIAEKIKIIDGPKVNDLVITPAVMIAIVVVLVAFFVLHRTRTGRTVYAIGGSENSALLMGLPVPRTKVLVYVISGSLAGLAAVLYTARLGTAQNITGIGWELDAIAAAVIGGTVLTGAYGYVLGSVVGALVLGLMTVLITRDGGIPPEMTTIITGGILLIFVLLQRVVTRKKE, from the coding sequence ATGAGCGTCATCGCAGCAGCACCAGTCCAGAGCGTCCGTACGAGCTTCGTCGACCGTGTCCGTCGACAGCTGAGGGCGAACCCGTCGGTCGTCCCGACCATCGCCTCGGTGATCATCTTCGTCGGCATGATCGTCTACGGCGAGGTCGCCTACGGGAAGATCGTGCAGGCGAGCACCCTGTCGAACCTGCTCATCAACAACGCGCACCTCATCGTGCTCGCGGTCGCGCTCACGTTCGTCATCCTCACCGGCGGTATCGACCTGTCGGTCGGCTCCGTCATCGCGGTCTCGTCCGTGGCGGGGGTCATGCTCTCGAACGCCGGGTGGCATCCGCTCATCGTCATCGTGCTCATGATCGTCATCGGAGGGCTCTTCGGACTCGTCTCGGGTGTGCTGATCCGGTACTTCAACGTGCAGCCGTTCATCGCGACTCTCGCCATGATGTTCCTGGGACGCGGCCTCGCATCGCTGCTGAGCACCAAGCCGGAGCAGCTCCCTGCGGACTCGCCGATCCGCCTGATCGCCGAGAAGATCAAGATCATCGACGGACCGAAGGTGAACGACCTCGTCATCACCCCGGCGGTGATGATCGCGATCGTCGTCGTGCTCGTCGCCTTCTTCGTGCTGCACCGCACACGCACAGGGCGCACGGTCTACGCGATCGGTGGATCCGAGAACTCCGCGCTGCTGATGGGCCTCCCCGTGCCGCGCACCAAGGTCCTCGTCTACGTGATCAGCGGCTCGCTCGCCGGACTCGCCGCCGTGCTCTACACTGCCAGGCTCGGGACGGCGCAGAACATCACCGGAATCGGGTGGGAGCTCGACGCGATCGCCGCCGCGGTCATCGGTGGCACGGTGCTCACCGGAGCGTACGGATACGTGCTCGGCTCGGTCGTCGGAGCGCTCGTGCTCGGTCTCATGACCGTGCTCATCACGCGCGACGGCGGCATCCCTCCTGAGATGACCACCATCATCACCGGCGGCATCCTGTTGATCTTCGTGCTGCTGCAGCGCGTGGTGACCCGTAAGAAGGAGTAG
- a CDS encoding ClbS/DfsB family four-helix bundle protein encodes MTIPTSQAELRDAIVTEFARLDADLDRVPPASARESVLPGHAKGTTMSPADLVAYLVGWGEQVLTWQERRAAGLPDEFPAAGHSWGDLGSLAQQFYREHEDESWEHLRARLTDAKDRILALVDTRSDTELYGSPWYRTWTMGRMISLNTSSPYRNARARIRRWLRTL; translated from the coding sequence ATGACGATCCCCACCTCCCAGGCCGAGCTGCGCGATGCCATCGTCACCGAGTTCGCACGGCTGGATGCCGACCTCGACCGCGTACCTCCGGCATCCGCACGCGAATCGGTGCTGCCCGGCCACGCGAAGGGCACGACCATGAGTCCGGCCGACCTGGTCGCGTACCTGGTGGGCTGGGGCGAGCAGGTGCTGACCTGGCAGGAGCGCCGCGCTGCCGGTCTGCCGGACGAGTTCCCCGCCGCTGGGCATTCCTGGGGCGATCTCGGCTCGCTCGCGCAGCAGTTCTACCGGGAGCACGAGGACGAATCGTGGGAGCACCTGCGCGCCCGGCTCACCGATGCGAAGGACCGCATCCTCGCGCTCGTCGACACCCGGTCCGACACCGAACTCTACGGATCGCCCTGGTACCGCACCTGGACGATGGGGCGGATGATCTCCCTCAACACCTCGTCGCCGTATCGGAACGCACGTGCCCGCATCCGGCGCTGGCTGCGCACGCTCTGA
- a CDS encoding mandelate racemase/muconate lactonizing enzyme family protein, producing MKITHLDALTVDFYRTNLIIVRLHTDEGLVGIAEATLEGQELAVQGAIAILGEAVKGKDPTRISQTIYELQRNAYWRGGPVTMTALSALEMAMWDVTARSLGVPVYALLGGQTRDRVRAYANGWYSGAVTPEDFAEAALRTLETGFRGLKWDPFEAADLTVSDRDLDRMLEPVAAVREAVGDDIELFIEGHGRFDVPSAIKVARRIERFNPVFFEEPCPPDGIDALMEIRSKSPVPIAAGERWFGRREFVPVLARQAVDFIQPDVTHAGGLLELSFISTLAATYYVPFAPHNPSGPLSTAATLQLGATLPNFRYLEIMATDVPWRTEISNERVTLTDEGDIMIPDGAGFGIELNLEAIAEHPYTPHPMRIFDDAVADIRPDDARSYFVKPGE from the coding sequence ATGAAGATCACGCATCTCGATGCGCTCACCGTCGACTTCTACCGCACGAACCTCATCATCGTGCGCCTGCATACCGACGAGGGACTGGTAGGGATCGCGGAAGCCACCCTCGAAGGGCAGGAGCTCGCCGTTCAAGGGGCGATCGCGATCCTCGGCGAAGCTGTGAAGGGTAAAGATCCGACACGTATCTCGCAGACGATCTACGAGCTTCAGCGCAACGCCTATTGGCGCGGTGGCCCTGTGACGATGACTGCGCTCAGCGCTCTCGAGATGGCGATGTGGGATGTCACTGCCAGGTCGTTGGGCGTTCCGGTCTATGCCCTTCTCGGCGGTCAGACCCGTGACCGGGTGCGCGCATACGCCAACGGGTGGTACTCGGGCGCCGTCACGCCGGAGGACTTCGCCGAGGCAGCGCTGCGAACGCTGGAGACAGGGTTCCGCGGCCTCAAATGGGACCCATTCGAAGCCGCCGATCTGACAGTCTCGGATCGCGACCTCGACCGGATGCTCGAGCCGGTGGCTGCGGTGCGGGAAGCTGTCGGCGATGACATCGAACTCTTCATCGAAGGACACGGACGGTTCGACGTACCTTCGGCGATCAAGGTGGCGCGCAGGATCGAGAGGTTCAACCCTGTGTTCTTCGAGGAACCGTGCCCGCCGGACGGGATCGATGCGTTGATGGAGATCCGTTCGAAGTCCCCCGTGCCGATCGCGGCAGGGGAACGCTGGTTCGGTCGCCGGGAGTTCGTCCCCGTGCTCGCACGCCAGGCGGTGGACTTCATCCAGCCTGATGTGACGCACGCGGGCGGCCTTCTCGAACTGAGCTTCATCTCCACCCTCGCCGCGACGTACTACGTGCCGTTCGCACCGCACAACCCGAGCGGTCCCTTGAGCACAGCAGCGACCCTGCAGCTGGGCGCAACGCTCCCGAACTTCCGCTACCTCGAGATCATGGCGACGGACGTCCCCTGGCGGACGGAGATCTCGAACGAGCGTGTGACACTCACCGACGAAGGCGACATCATGATCCCCGATGGTGCGGGCTTCGGCATCGAGCTGAACCTGGAGGCGATCGCCGAGCACCCCTACACCCCGCATCCGATGAGGATCTTCGACGACGCCGTCGCCGATATCCGCCCCGACGATGCGCGCTCCTATTTCGTGAAGCCGGGCGAGTAG
- a CDS encoding ABC transporter permease: MSASARASVWRDLIRKPFFWGIVAIVALLALNVLKDPTYLAISINPNNGNLVGNLVDILRQAAPIMMIAIGMSLVIATGGIDLSVGSLMAVAGAVSMEFLAAANDSGSVGVALAAVGLALLVTAILGAVNGILVAYVGLQPFIATLVLMLAGRGIAKVITGGQNTAASSDPFRWIANGFVIGIPVVFILAVVIVLLVAWVVRRSALGLMIEAIGINPKASRMAGIKPKGLLLTTYVLSGILAGIAGVMSVGSVMTVDISRTGYQLELDAILAVVIGGASLAGGKFSLSGAFVGALLIATLDKTVLFLGVSSSATPAFKAIVIVAICLLQSERVRSWFQRRKKAQTPSPRVEIVKEAAA; the protein is encoded by the coding sequence ATGAGCGCATCCGCTCGTGCGTCCGTGTGGCGCGACCTGATCCGCAAGCCGTTCTTCTGGGGGATCGTCGCGATCGTCGCGTTGCTCGCACTGAACGTCCTCAAGGACCCGACCTACCTGGCGATCTCGATCAACCCGAACAACGGCAACCTCGTCGGCAACCTGGTCGACATCCTCCGCCAGGCGGCACCCATCATGATGATCGCGATCGGCATGTCGCTCGTGATCGCGACCGGCGGCATCGATCTCTCGGTCGGCTCGCTGATGGCCGTCGCCGGAGCCGTGTCGATGGAGTTCCTCGCCGCGGCGAACGATTCCGGCTCGGTCGGCGTCGCCCTCGCGGCGGTCGGCCTCGCGCTGCTCGTCACGGCCATCCTCGGCGCGGTGAACGGCATCCTCGTCGCCTACGTCGGACTCCAACCCTTCATCGCGACGCTCGTGCTGATGCTCGCGGGGCGAGGTATCGCCAAGGTCATCACCGGCGGCCAGAACACGGCGGCGTCGAGCGACCCGTTCCGCTGGATCGCGAACGGCTTCGTGATCGGCATCCCCGTGGTGTTCATCCTCGCCGTGGTGATCGTGCTGCTCGTCGCGTGGGTGGTGCGTCGCAGCGCCCTCGGGCTCATGATCGAAGCGATCGGCATCAACCCGAAGGCGAGCCGGATGGCCGGCATCAAGCCGAAGGGGCTCCTGCTGACGACGTACGTGCTCAGCGGCATCCTCGCGGGTATCGCCGGGGTGATGTCGGTCGGCAGCGTCATGACCGTCGACATCTCCCGCACCGGCTACCAGCTCGAGCTGGACGCGATTCTCGCCGTGGTCATCGGCGGCGCCTCGCTCGCCGGTGGCAAGTTCTCGCTCAGCGGCGCCTTCGTCGGTGCGCTCCTGATCGCGACGCTCGACAAGACCGTGCTGTTCCTCGGCGTCTCGTCCTCGGCCACCCCGGCATTCAAGGCGATCGTGATCGTCGCCATCTGCCTGCTGCAGTCCGAGCGGGTGCGCAGCTGGTTCCAACGTCGCAAGAAGGCGCAGACGCCCTCTCCGCGAGTCGAGATCGTGAAGGAGGCTGCAGCATGA
- a CDS encoding substrate-binding domain-containing protein, translating to MSAMKRTRTVLGLVAVGALALGLAACSNGGTDDAGDSGDSGELTTVGFVAVGPEGAWRQANESNIQDTFTEEAGFNLKYAPATNLDQKSQIDAFTSFVDEDVDVILLSATEASGWEDSLKLAQEAEIPVILLDRGIEPNDTSLYVTRIAPDNIEVAKEVGTWAAAEFPDGGNYVVLEGPAGVGVVNERNQGFDEGLGDSTLNKVDAQTANWSAEEGKSVFETMLKANNNDIQFVFAQNDEMGLGAAQAAEEAGLVIGTDVKIATIDGTKNAMQALADGQLSYVHEYNPLFGETALEVVEKALAGESVESYIIVPSEAFDSAEAAKAVLADRKY from the coding sequence ATGTCTGCAATGAAGCGCACTCGTACAGTTCTGGGGCTCGTCGCCGTCGGCGCGCTCGCGCTCGGACTGGCCGCATGCTCGAACGGAGGAACCGACGACGCCGGTGACTCCGGCGACTCGGGAGAACTCACCACGGTCGGTTTCGTCGCCGTCGGCCCCGAGGGTGCATGGCGCCAGGCCAACGAGAGCAACATCCAGGACACGTTCACGGAAGAGGCCGGCTTCAACCTGAAGTACGCGCCCGCCACGAACCTCGACCAGAAGTCGCAGATCGACGCGTTCACGTCGTTCGTCGACGAGGACGTCGACGTGATCCTCCTGTCGGCGACCGAGGCCAGCGGCTGGGAGGACTCCCTCAAGCTCGCCCAGGAGGCCGAGATCCCGGTGATCCTGCTCGACCGCGGCATCGAGCCCAACGACACCAGCCTGTACGTCACCCGCATCGCGCCCGACAACATCGAGGTCGCCAAGGAGGTCGGGACCTGGGCAGCGGCCGAGTTCCCCGACGGCGGCAACTACGTGGTCCTCGAGGGTCCTGCCGGTGTCGGCGTCGTGAACGAGCGCAACCAGGGCTTCGACGAAGGCCTCGGCGACTCCACGCTGAACAAGGTCGACGCGCAGACCGCCAACTGGTCGGCGGAAGAGGGCAAGAGCGTCTTCGAGACCATGCTCAAGGCCAACAACAACGACATCCAGTTCGTCTTCGCTCAGAACGACGAGATGGGTCTCGGTGCAGCCCAGGCTGCGGAGGAAGCCGGTCTCGTCATCGGTACCGATGTGAAGATCGCCACGATCGACGGCACCAAGAACGCCATGCAGGCGCTCGCCGACGGTCAGCTCAGCTACGTGCACGAGTACAACCCGCTGTTCGGTGAGACCGCACTCGAGGTCGTCGAGAAGGCTCTCGCCGGCGAGTCGGTCGAGTCGTACATCATCGTTCCGAGCGAGGCGTTCGACTCGGCGGAGGCGGCCAAGGCCGTTCTGGCGGACCGCAAGTACTGA
- a CDS encoding carbohydrate ABC transporter permease yields the protein MSQGIAHRRRRRRSPLGSRWTPYIFLAPAAAYIILFQLVPLVQEIYLSFTKTSLLNPSHSVWVGFDNYVAAFQSDTFQQTLLVTLVYVVVCVLGSVGIGLLVALLLNSRFPGRGIARALVTIPWAAPGIAIALIAVWMLNAQYGVLTRLLTSWGIDVGDSGVLNNPDLALPAILITTIWQLFPFTAVVLLSALQSVPEELVEAAHMDGANRWWSFRVVTWPVIKPTVGLIAVLMAIWSIRRFELIWLMTRGGPLGSTRTLVIDLYSQAFDSKQLGMAAAIGMVGIVISLIIVVGARLITTAAERNS from the coding sequence ATGAGCCAGGGGATCGCTCACAGACGCCGTCGTCGGCGCAGCCCGCTCGGCAGTCGGTGGACGCCGTACATCTTCCTTGCGCCGGCTGCGGCGTACATCATCCTGTTCCAGCTGGTTCCGTTGGTGCAGGAGATCTATCTGAGCTTCACCAAGACGAGCCTCCTCAACCCGTCCCACAGCGTGTGGGTGGGATTCGACAACTACGTCGCCGCCTTCCAGAGCGACACCTTCCAGCAGACGCTCCTGGTGACACTGGTGTACGTCGTGGTGTGCGTGCTCGGCAGCGTCGGCATCGGGCTGCTGGTCGCCCTGTTGCTGAACTCCCGCTTCCCCGGGCGCGGTATCGCCCGGGCATTGGTGACGATCCCCTGGGCGGCCCCCGGTATTGCGATCGCCCTCATCGCGGTGTGGATGCTCAACGCGCAGTACGGCGTTCTGACACGCCTCTTGACGTCGTGGGGTATCGATGTCGGAGACAGCGGGGTTCTGAACAACCCCGACCTGGCGCTCCCGGCGATCCTGATCACCACGATCTGGCAGCTGTTTCCCTTCACCGCGGTGGTGCTGCTCTCCGCCCTGCAGTCGGTACCGGAGGAACTCGTCGAGGCCGCACACATGGACGGCGCGAATCGATGGTGGAGCTTCCGAGTGGTGACCTGGCCGGTGATCAAGCCGACGGTCGGGCTCATCGCCGTGCTCATGGCCATCTGGTCGATCCGTCGTTTCGAACTGATCTGGTTGATGACCAGGGGTGGTCCTCTCGGGTCCACGCGCACTCTCGTGATCGATCTGTACTCCCAAGCCTTCGATTCGAAACAGCTCGGTATGGCCGCCGCGATCGGAATGGTTGGGATCGTCATCTCGCTCATCATCGTCGTCGGTGCGCGACTGATCACCACCGCTGCGGAGAGGAACTCATGA
- a CDS encoding ABC transporter substrate-binding protein, which translates to MSSRAARRLLTTAGALAAATTVIAGCSSGGSPTEGSAGPVTITLAASTLGDPGRGPGLQALIDDFNADQDEVKVEPASVPYPTFGQTVLTQLGGGEGPDLIRFDMPEFEAAASAGLLEPLDERLDVDALDLLPGPDKYMTVDDHRYGVIFEAANYGLFYNADLIPNPPTTFDEFVQVATSTTSGDVYGLAFRQTQAEEAGVWQDIFNYVYGFGGEWSDGEKLTLNSPKVVAGLEAFQQLYDANVIPKGADAATFRKMFAQGKVGMELNNGGYATATVNANPDLNFDVVRIPFPVEKQGALLAPIVINGNSAHKDAAMTFINWLLEPEQQQQLQSVLGASSVATVTERSAESLAEAPYLAVLDELTETGVPQVVLGFGAETPDIRRIVVTEVLAALQGTQDMKTAMDKAQEQATALVGG; encoded by the coding sequence ATGTCTTCTCGTGCCGCACGACGCCTGCTCACCACCGCAGGTGCGCTGGCCGCCGCGACGACCGTGATCGCCGGCTGCTCGTCTGGTGGTTCTCCCACCGAAGGCAGCGCCGGCCCCGTCACCATCACACTCGCCGCCTCGACTCTGGGAGACCCCGGCCGCGGTCCCGGGTTGCAGGCATTGATCGATGATTTCAACGCCGACCAGGATGAGGTCAAGGTCGAACCGGCGTCGGTGCCGTACCCGACGTTCGGTCAGACCGTCCTCACCCAGCTCGGTGGCGGCGAAGGCCCCGACCTCATCCGATTCGACATGCCGGAGTTCGAAGCCGCGGCATCCGCCGGGCTCCTCGAACCACTCGACGAGCGGCTCGATGTCGACGCGCTGGATCTGCTGCCCGGTCCCGACAAGTACATGACGGTCGACGACCACCGCTACGGCGTGATCTTCGAGGCTGCCAACTACGGCCTGTTCTACAACGCGGATCTCATCCCGAACCCGCCGACCACATTCGACGAGTTCGTGCAGGTCGCCACCTCTACGACCTCCGGTGACGTCTATGGCCTGGCGTTCCGTCAGACGCAGGCCGAGGAGGCCGGGGTGTGGCAGGACATCTTCAACTATGTCTACGGATTCGGAGGCGAGTGGTCTGACGGCGAGAAGCTCACGCTGAACTCACCAAAGGTAGTCGCCGGCCTGGAGGCGTTCCAGCAGCTCTACGACGCCAACGTGATCCCCAAGGGCGCTGATGCCGCCACGTTCCGGAAGATGTTCGCGCAGGGCAAGGTCGGCATGGAGCTCAACAACGGCGGGTACGCGACCGCGACCGTCAACGCGAACCCGGATCTCAACTTCGACGTCGTCCGCATCCCGTTTCCCGTGGAGAAGCAAGGAGCACTCCTTGCCCCGATCGTCATCAACGGCAACAGCGCACACAAGGATGCGGCGATGACGTTCATCAACTGGCTCCTCGAGCCAGAGCAGCAGCAGCAACTGCAGAGCGTCCTCGGCGCGAGCAGCGTCGCAACGGTGACTGAGCGCAGCGCTGAGAGCCTGGCGGAGGCCCCGTACCTAGCCGTGCTCGATGAACTCACCGAGACCGGCGTCCCGCAGGTCGTGCTGGGGTTCGGCGCGGAGACTCCGGACATCCGCCGGATCGTGGTGACCGAGGTGCTCGCCGCGCTTCAGGGCACGCAGGACATGAAGACCGCGATGGATAAAGCCCAGGAGCAGGCGACAGCCCTCGTCGGCGGCTGA
- a CDS encoding sugar ABC transporter ATP-binding protein encodes MNEELPIVEMRGITIEFPGVKALDGVDFRLFQGEVHALMGENGAGKSTLIKALTGVYRIDAGSIVVAGQERSFGGTGDAQAAGISTVYQEVNLAPNLTIGENVMLGHEVRGAFGVNWRATHRAATEALARLGLDHLDTRQPLSTLSIAMQQLVAISRAMAIKAKVLILDEPTSSLDAAEVEGLFTVMRTLRDQGVAILFVSHFLDQIYAISDRLTVLRNGQYEGEYLTRELDRHALISRMIGKDLDTLKSLGGNRRTTPRDADEAPFLSASGISRSGAVHATDLDIRPGEVVGFAGLLGSGRTELARLLYGADRSESGQISIKGRKADLSSPSAALSQRIAFSTENRRDEGIIGDLTIRENMILAVQAKRGWARPMPRKEQDAIVDKYIAALNVRPADPERMIKNLSGGNQQKVLLGRWLATEPELLILDEPTRGIDVGAKAEIQEAVAELADQGVAVVFVSSELEEVVRLSERIVVLKDHSKIGEIQNGPDVTAQEIVDVIAAHGVEAAAATLEEELDTIEVAPVASAAASDVQPETLEGETR; translated from the coding sequence ATGAACGAAGAACTGCCCATCGTCGAGATGCGCGGGATCACCATCGAATTCCCCGGAGTGAAGGCGCTCGACGGAGTCGACTTCCGCCTCTTCCAGGGTGAGGTGCACGCACTCATGGGCGAGAACGGCGCCGGCAAGTCGACGCTGATCAAAGCCCTCACCGGTGTCTACCGCATCGACGCCGGGTCGATCGTCGTCGCCGGCCAGGAGCGCAGCTTCGGTGGCACGGGCGACGCACAGGCCGCCGGGATCTCGACCGTCTACCAGGAGGTGAACCTCGCCCCCAACCTCACCATCGGTGAGAACGTCATGCTCGGGCATGAGGTGCGCGGAGCCTTCGGTGTCAACTGGCGAGCCACGCATCGCGCGGCCACCGAGGCGCTCGCCCGGCTCGGACTCGACCACCTCGACACCCGCCAGCCGCTCTCGACGCTGTCGATCGCGATGCAGCAGCTCGTCGCGATCAGCCGGGCCATGGCGATCAAGGCCAAGGTCCTCATCCTCGACGAGCCGACATCCAGCCTCGACGCCGCGGAGGTCGAAGGCCTCTTCACCGTGATGCGCACCCTGCGCGATCAGGGAGTCGCGATCCTCTTCGTCTCGCACTTCCTCGACCAGATCTATGCGATCAGCGACCGTCTCACGGTCCTGCGCAACGGGCAGTACGAGGGCGAGTACCTCACGCGTGAGCTCGACAGGCACGCCCTCATCTCCCGGATGATCGGCAAGGACCTCGACACGCTGAAGTCGCTCGGCGGCAACCGCCGCACCACCCCGCGCGACGCCGACGAAGCTCCGTTCCTCTCGGCATCCGGCATCTCCCGCTCCGGTGCCGTGCACGCCACCGACCTCGACATCCGTCCGGGGGAGGTCGTCGGCTTCGCCGGGCTCCTCGGCTCCGGACGCACGGAGCTCGCGCGTCTGCTCTACGGCGCCGACCGCAGCGAGTCCGGACAGATCTCCATCAAGGGGCGCAAAGCCGACCTCTCCTCGCCGTCCGCCGCGCTCTCGCAGCGCATCGCGTTCTCCACCGAGAACCGTCGTGACGAGGGCATCATCGGCGATCTCACGATCCGCGAGAACATGATCCTCGCCGTCCAGGCCAAGCGCGGATGGGCACGGCCGATGCCGCGCAAGGAGCAGGACGCGATCGTCGACAAGTACATCGCCGCACTCAACGTGCGTCCGGCCGATCCGGAGCGGATGATCAAGAACCTCTCGGGCGGCAACCAGCAGAAGGTGCTCCTCGGACGGTGGCTCGCCACCGAGCCGGAGCTGCTGATCCTGGATGAGCCGACCCGGGGCATCGATGTCGGCGCGAAGGCCGAGATCCAGGAGGCCGTCGCGGAGCTCGCAGACCAGGGAGTCGCCGTGGTCTTCGTCTCGTCCGAGCTCGAAGAGGTCGTGCGCCTCTCCGAGAGGATCGTCGTGCTCAAGGACCACAGCAAGATCGGTGAGATCCAGAACGGTCCCGACGTCACAGCGCAGGAGATCGTCGACGTGATCGCCGCCCACGGCGTGGAGGCCGCGGCCGCGACCCTCGAGGAGGAGCTCGACACGATCGAGGTCGCCCCCGTCGCATCCGCCGCCGCGTCCGATGTGCAGCCCGAGACCCTCGAGGGGGAGACCCGATGA
- a CDS encoding carbohydrate ABC transporter permease, producing the protein MKTRARFGVTFRMLAVLVVLGVVAFPLYWMFVTALTGDEALFSGTPQFLPDLSRIGVFADALAQGDVLRWLLNSFIVATGTMVVAIAFGIPLAYALSRFSFAGKFLVALALFFTQMLPEALLVVPLFAIFRETGLLNSLLGLILADAAFVLPVVALILMGAFNGIPREVDEAARVDGARPAGVLFRILVPLITPAIAAGAVIAFFTAWNEYVFAVTFIYDKELQPASVGVAGYIGEQDTSIQTIMAVALIFTLPAVAFYLFAQKYVVAGMTAGAVKG; encoded by the coding sequence ATGAAAACCCGTGCCCGTTTCGGCGTCACGTTCCGGATGCTTGCCGTCCTGGTCGTCCTCGGCGTGGTGGCCTTCCCGCTCTACTGGATGTTCGTCACGGCGCTGACCGGCGATGAAGCCCTCTTCAGCGGAACACCGCAGTTCCTCCCTGACCTTTCGCGCATCGGCGTGTTCGCCGATGCGCTCGCACAGGGCGACGTGCTGCGCTGGCTGCTGAACAGCTTCATCGTCGCGACCGGCACCATGGTCGTCGCGATCGCCTTCGGCATCCCACTGGCCTACGCGCTCTCCCGTTTCAGCTTCGCGGGGAAGTTCCTCGTCGCACTGGCACTCTTCTTCACGCAGATGCTGCCGGAGGCGCTGCTCGTCGTTCCACTCTTCGCGATCTTCCGCGAGACCGGCCTTCTCAACTCACTGCTGGGATTGATCCTCGCCGATGCGGCGTTCGTGCTGCCGGTCGTCGCACTCATCTTGATGGGGGCGTTCAACGGCATCCCTCGCGAGGTCGATGAGGCGGCTCGAGTGGACGGCGCTCGCCCTGCCGGTGTGCTGTTCAGGATTCTCGTCCCGTTGATCACCCCCGCGATCGCAGCGGGCGCGGTCATCGCGTTCTTCACCGCCTGGAACGAGTACGTCTTCGCGGTGACGTTCATCTACGACAAGGAGCTTCAGCCGGCATCCGTCGGCGTCGCCGGCTACATCGGCGAACAGGACACGTCCATTCAGACCATCATGGCGGTCGCGCTGATCTTCACGCTTCCTGCCGTCGCGTTCTACCTGTTCGCGCAGAAGTACGTCGTCGCCGGCATGACCGCCGGCGCTGTCAAGGGATAA
- a CDS encoding NAD-dependent epimerase/dehydratase family protein, with amino-acid sequence MRIALTGSSGKLGSVVARELRANGYEVIGMDVAGTRGPDFVQVDLTDYGQVIDAFTAVGDRHDGIDAVVHLGAIPAPGIRSDVATFHNNMPATFNVFWAAVRLGIRRIVYASSETVLGLPFDVPPPYVPVDEDYPARPESVYSLVKTLEEQLASELVRWHPDVSITALRFSNVMNPEDYAEFPEFDADALRRKWNLWGYIDARDGAQAVQRALEVAAPGFDRFIIAAADTVMSRPNAELLAEVFPDVPLTREVGPNETLLSIDRARRVLGFAPQHSWRDHV; translated from the coding sequence ATGCGCATCGCTCTCACTGGTTCATCCGGCAAGCTCGGCAGCGTCGTCGCTCGGGAACTCCGCGCCAACGGCTACGAGGTCATCGGCATGGATGTCGCTGGCACCCGCGGCCCCGATTTCGTGCAGGTCGACCTCACCGATTACGGCCAGGTCATCGACGCTTTCACGGCCGTGGGCGACCGGCATGACGGCATCGACGCCGTCGTGCATCTGGGGGCGATCCCGGCCCCCGGCATCCGCAGCGACGTCGCGACCTTCCACAACAACATGCCCGCCACGTTCAACGTGTTCTGGGCCGCGGTGCGGCTCGGCATCCGCCGTATCGTCTACGCCTCCAGCGAGACCGTGCTCGGCCTGCCGTTCGACGTGCCGCCGCCCTACGTCCCGGTCGACGAGGACTACCCCGCACGCCCTGAGTCGGTGTACTCGCTCGTGAAGACGCTCGAGGAGCAGCTGGCGAGCGAGCTGGTGCGCTGGCATCCCGACGTGTCGATCACGGCCCTGCGGTTCTCGAACGTCATGAACCCCGAGGACTACGCCGAGTTCCCGGAGTTCGACGCCGACGCCCTGCGCCGCAAGTGGAACCTCTGGGGCTACATCGACGCCCGCGACGGCGCGCAGGCCGTGCAGCGTGCGCTCGAGGTCGCCGCCCCGGGGTTCGACCGGTTCATCATCGCGGCCGCCGACACCGTGATGTCGCGTCCGAACGCGGAACTGCTCGCCGAGGTCTTCCCCGACGTGCCGCTGACGCGCGAGGTCGGGCCGAACGAGACCCTGCTGTCGATCGACAGGGCGCGCCGCGTGCTGGGGTTCGCCCCGCAGCATTCGTGGCGCGACCACGTCTGA